One genomic window of Peromyscus maniculatus bairdii isolate BWxNUB_F1_BW_parent chromosome 2, HU_Pman_BW_mat_3.1, whole genome shotgun sequence includes the following:
- the Elovl1 gene encoding very long chain fatty acid elongase 1 — MEAVVNLYQELMKRADPRMQNYPLMGSPLLITSILLTYVYFVLSLGPRIMANRKPFQLRGFMIVYNFALVILSLYIVYEFLMSGWLSTYTWRCDPVDFSNSPEALRMVRVAWLFMLSKVIELMDTVIFILRKKDGQVTFLHVFHHSVLPWSWWWGIKIAPGGMGSFHAMINSSVHVVMYLYYGLSALGPVAQPYLWWKKHMTAIQLIQFVLVSLHISQYYFMPSCNYQYPLIIHLIWMYGTIFFVLFSNFWYHSYTKGKRLPRTVQQNGTPAITKVKAN; from the exons ATGGAGGCTGTCGTGAACTTGTATCAGGAATTGATGAAGCGTGCAG ATCCCCGGATGCAGAACTACCCTCTAATGGGGTCCCCCTTGCTAATAACATCCATCCTTCTGACCTATGTGTACTTCGTCCTCTCACTTGGGCCTCGAATCATGGCTAATCGGAAGCCCTTCCAACTTCGTGGCTTCATGATTGTCTACAATTTTGCACTGGTGATACTCTCCCTCTACATTGTCTATGAG TTCCTAATGTCTGGTTGGCTCAGTACCTACACCTGGCGCTGTGACCCTGTAGACTTTTCCAATAGCCCCGAGGCACTTCGG ATGGTTCGAGTGGCCTGGCTCTTCATGCTCTCCAAGGTTATTGAGCTGATGGACACA gtGATATTTATTCTCCGCAAGAAAGATGGGCAGGTGACCTTCCTACATGTCTTCCATCACTCCgtgctcccctggagctggtggtgggGGATAAAGATTGCTCCAG GAGGAATGGGCTCTTTCCATGCCATGATAAATTCCTCTGTACATGTTGTCATGTACCTGTACTACGGATTGTCTGCCCTTGGCCCTGTGGCTCAGCCCTACCTTTGGTGGAAAAAACATATGACAGCCATTCAGCTG ATCCAGTTTGTCCTCGTCTCCCTGCACATCAGCCAGTACTACTTCATGCCCAGCTGCAACTACCAGTACCCTCTCATTATCCACCTCATCTGGATGTATGGCACCATCTTCTTCGTGCTCTTCTCCAATTTCTGGTATCACTCTTACACTAAGGGAAAGCGGCTGCCCCGTACAGTTCAGCAAAATGGAACTCCAGCTATCACCAAGGTCAAGGCCAACTGA
- the Cdc20 gene encoding cell division cycle protein 20 homolog, with protein sequence MAQFVFESDLHALLQLDTPIPNAPIARWQRKAKEATGPAPSPMRAANRSHSAGRTPGRTPGKSNSKGQTTPSKPGGDRYIPHRSASQMEVASFLLSKENQPEDGETPTKKEHQKAWALNLNGFDVEEAKILRLSGKPQNAPEGYQNRLKVLYSQKATPGSSRKTCRYIPSLPDRILDAPEIRNDYYLNLVDWSSGNVLAVALDNSVYLWNAGSGDILQLLQMEQPGDYISSVAWIKEGNYLAVGTSNAEVQLWDVQQQKRLRNMTSHNARVSSLSWNSYILSSGSRSGHIHHHDVRVAEHHVATLSGHSQEVCGLRWAPDGRHLASGGNDNVVNVWPSSPGESGWAPLQTFTQHQGAVKAVAWCPWQSNILATGGGTSDRHIRIWNVCSGACLSAVDAHSQVCSILWSPHYKELISGHGFAQNQLVIWKYPTMAKVAELKGHTARVLSLTMSPDGATVASAAADETLRLWRCFELDPALRREREKASIAKSSLIHQGIR encoded by the exons ATGGCGCAGTTCGTGTTCGAGAGCGACTTGCACGCTCTGCTTCAGCTGGACACGCCCATCCCCAATGCACCCATTGCGCGCTGGCAGCGCAAAGCCAAGGAAGCCACGGGCCCGGCCCCCTCGCCCATGCGGGCTGCCAACAGATCTCACAGCGCCGGCCGGACCCCGGGCCGAACTCCTG gCAAGTCTAATTCCAAGGGTCAGACCACCCCTAGCAAACCTGGAGGTGACCGCTATATCCCACACCGCAGTGCTTCCCAAATGGAGGTGGCTAGCTTCCTCTTGAGCAAGGAGAACCAGCCGGAAGACGGGGAGACGCCCACCAAGAAG GAGCATCAGAAAGCCTGGGCTCTGAACCTGAACGGTTTTGATGTGGAGGAAGCCAAGATCCTCAGGCTCAGTGGAAAACCTCAGAATGCCCCAGAAG GCTACCAGAACAGACTGAAAGTACTCTACAGCCAGAAAGCCACGCCTGGCTCCAGCCGGAAGACTTGCCGATACATCCCTTCCCTGCCAGACAGGATACTTGATGCCCCCGAGATCCGAAATGACTACT ACCTGAACCTTGTGGATTGGAGCTCTGGAAATGTACTGGCTGTGGCACTGGACAACAGTGTGTACTTATGGAATGCTGGTTCTGGTGACATCCTGCAGCTGTTGCAAATGGAGCAGCCTGGGGACTACATATCCTCCGTGGCCTGGATCAAGGAGGGCAACTACCTGGCTGTGGGCACCAGTAACGCTGAAGTACAG ctctgggatgtGCAGCAGCAGAAACGGCTTCGGAACATGACCAGTCACAACGCTCGAGTAAGCTCCCTAAGTTGGAACAGCTATATTCTGTCCAG tgGTTCACGCTCTGGCCACATCCACCATCATGATGTACGGGTAGCAGAACACCATGTGGCCACACTGAGTGGCCATAGCCAGGAAGTATGTGGGCTGCGCTGGGCCCCAGATGGACGTCATCTGGCAAGCGGTGGCAACGATAACGTGGTCAACGTGTGGCCTAGTAGTCCTGGAGAAAGTGGCTGGGCTCCCTTACAGACATTCACTCAACACCAAGGTGCTGTCAAG GCTGTTGCATGGTGTCCCTGGCAGTCCAATATTCTGGCAACAGGAGGCGGCACCAGTGACCGACACATCCGAATTTGGAATGTCTGCTCTGGGGCCTGTCTGAGTGCTGTGGACGCCCATTCCCAG GTGTGTTCCATCCTCTGGTCTCCCCACTATAAGGAGCTTATCTCAGGCCATGGCTTTGCCCAGAACCAGCTGGTTATTTGGAAGTACCCAACCATGGCCAAGGTGGCTGAGCTCAAAG GTCACACAGCCCGGGTCCTGAGTCTTACCATGAGTCCAGATGGGGCCACAGTGGCATCAGCAGCAGCCGATGAGACTCTGCGGCTGTGGCGCTGCTTTGAGTTGGACCCTGCCCTGCGGCGGGAGAGGGAGAAAGCCAGTATAGCTAAAAGTAGCCTTATCCACCAGGGCATCCGTTGA